A region of the Chryseobacterium gotjawalense genome:
AATGCTTTCTTTACCCCTGTAAAAGTATTGTAAGAAAATTTGGTCTTTCCTGATTTACCCTGCTTGGTCGTAATCATGATAACGCCGTTTCCACCTCTTGAACCATAGATTGCGGCAGAAGCCGCATCTTTAAGCACTTCAAAGGAAGCAACATTATTCATGTCCAAAGATCCCAGGTAATCATTGTCGACTACCAGACCATCCACCACGATTAACGGATCCGATGAACCCGAGATGGAACCTGTTCCCCTGATTCTGATGGTCGGCGCGGAACCGGCTTCACCTTCAGTTGACTGTACATTGACACCTGAAACCTGTCCCACTAAAGCATCATCGACACGGGATACCGCGATCTGGTCTAAAGTCTTGTTCTCGACTTTGGAAATTGAACCTGTAAGATGGCTTTTTTTCTGGGTTCCATAACCCACCATGATTATTTCATCTATTTTCTGCTCCTTTAAAATCGTATCAGATTTTTTAGACTGTGCTGAAAGAAGGGTGCCGACAAATAGGAATACTACCGCTACTGGAATTTTGTTATTCATAAGATGATCATTTAATTACAATCTGGTGAACCAAACTGGTAAACCAAAAATAGATCTAATTTTTGAATTATGAAAGCTTTTTAACAACTATTTAAAAGATATTCAAAATAATTGCTTCATTACCTTATTTAATAATAAAAACATGGGCTATTTCACCATAAAATCCTCGCGGATCGGGCTGAATACATCGATTAAAATCCCTGCTTTTGTACACGTCGCGCCGTGGGGAACGTGAGGAGGCATATAAACTGAATCTCCTTCTTTTACCGTTTTTGTTACGCCGCCGATCATAAACTCAAACTCTCCACTGGCTACATAAGTGGTCTGGGAGTGGTAATGGGAATGTTCATAGCCGATTCCGCCCTCATCAAATTTTACTTTGACCAGCATGATCTTATCGTCATAACCCATTATTTTCCGTTGAACACCTTCGTTCACTTTTTCCCATTCCTGGTTTCCGTCTAACAAAAACTCTTCGCTTGCTCCAAAACTTTCCATAATCTATTGTTTTAATTATTTTAATTATTTTTTATTAATTGATAAGGACCTGTCCATTGGTACTCCTTACCGTTTATTTTTATTTCGTGTTTACTTTCTTTTGAGGGATCATCGAAACAGAAAAGGAATACCATTGGGTCACCTTTTACAGGTTCAATACTTACCGCGATCAGCGACTCATCGCTATACAGTACTTTGAGATTTTTGATATTGCTGAAAGAATTACGCGCAATTTCCGTCACCGGATCATAGTTACCGTGAGACTCGGTCACTGAAATAAAGTAAGCGTCCTTCGTGTCCGTTTTCCGGATCATGAATCCAGGATCATTTCTGAGATTAAAGTTCGGATCAGCCGCGCCAAGTTTCGTCAATATCAGTTGGTCGGCTGGGGTAACAATGGAGGAAAGCGTATAAAACCGGTTCTTATTAAACCAGGAAAACTTCGCGTTTCCGCCGGGTTGGTTCCCCTCCGCGGTTTTCCATAAATGCTGATAACCGTTTCCAGTCCCTAATGGAGCTAATATTTTTGGCGTTTCATATTTAAAGTTGGTGGATATGATCTGGCCGGAATAATAATAAGGCAGATCATATTGGTTTTCTTTGTCCGAATTTATTTTTATAAGATCTAAAAGAAAAGGGTTTTCAAAATTTCCGTCCT
Encoded here:
- a CDS encoding cupin domain-containing protein, with the translated sequence MESFGASEEFLLDGNQEWEKVNEGVQRKIMGYDDKIMLVKVKFDEGGIGYEHSHYHSQTTYVASGEFEFMIGGVTKTVKEGDSVYMPPHVPHGATCTKAGILIDVFSPIREDFMVK